One region of Oxalobacteraceae bacterium OTU3CAMAD1 genomic DNA includes:
- a CDS encoding TonB family protein → MNQVYARINSNTDYPREAKMRRQQGKVAYRLTLNPQGALISFDIQSSGVEALDEAARDAIRRAAPFPRLPDLGGSTYLLAGNIVFKIN, encoded by the coding sequence GTGAACCAGGTCTACGCCCGTATCAACAGCAACACCGATTATCCGCGCGAGGCGAAGATGCGCCGCCAGCAGGGCAAGGTCGCTTACCGCCTGACCCTCAACCCGCAGGGCGCGCTGATCTCCTTCGATATCCAGTCGTCCGGCGTGGAAGCGCTGGACGAGGCGGCGCGCGACGCGATTCGGCGCGCGGCGCCATTCCCCCGGTTGCCCGATCTGGGTGGCAGCACGTATCTGCTGGCCGGGAACATCGTCTTCAAAATTAACTAG
- the tolQ gene encoding protein TolQ yields the protein MSATQVVAQSVAHLSPLQLFEQADFIVKSIMVVLVLASLASWGVIIDKLLRFSRLRRNAIAWTGALAGQRSLTRLAQELKQNTQDPFARIYHAIVDEWNTSHRQHLHVDAAGRDSLKERINRVGQISSNVEVEELQKGLSILATVGSVAPFVGLFGTVWGIMNAFQGIAASNSTSLAVVAPGIAEALFATALGLVAAIPAVVAYNRASGDLNSYAARLSTLVGLVEVQLSRQLEAGEALVETIDAAPAKADRAARNVTPLAAQGA from the coding sequence ATGAGTGCTACCCAAGTTGTCGCCCAGTCTGTTGCTCATCTGTCGCCGTTGCAGCTGTTCGAACAGGCAGACTTTATCGTTAAATCCATCATGGTGGTGCTGGTGCTGGCGTCGCTCGCCAGCTGGGGCGTCATCATCGACAAGCTGCTGCGCTTTTCGCGTCTGCGCCGCAATGCCATCGCCTGGACCGGCGCATTGGCCGGACAGCGCTCGCTAACACGGCTGGCGCAGGAGCTCAAACAGAATACGCAGGACCCGTTCGCCCGCATCTATCACGCCATCGTCGACGAGTGGAACACCAGCCATCGCCAGCATCTGCATGTCGATGCGGCGGGACGCGACAGCCTGAAGGAGCGCATCAACCGCGTGGGGCAGATCAGCAGCAACGTCGAGGTGGAGGAGCTGCAAAAGGGCTTGTCGATACTGGCGACAGTCGGTTCGGTCGCGCCTTTCGTCGGCCTGTTCGGCACCGTCTGGGGCATCATGAACGCGTTCCAGGGCATCGCCGCCAGTAACAGCACCAGCCTGGCCGTGGTGGCGCCGGGGATCGCCGAGGCCTTGTTCGCCACCGCGCTAGGCCTGGTGGCCGCGATTCCCGCCGTCGTCGCCTACAACCGCGCATCCGGTGACTTGAACAGTTACGCCGCACGCCTTTCCACCCTGGTCGGACTGGTGGAGGTGCAGCTGTCGCGCCAACTGGAAGCGGGGGAGGCACTGGTGGAGACTATCGACGCGGCGCCGGCCAAGGCTGACCGCGCCGCGCGCAACGTCACGCCGCTGGCGGCGCAGGGAGCCTGA